The genomic stretch AACAACTCCCATATTGCCGGCGACGGGCTCCACAATTACCGCTGCAATATCGTCCCCATAGAGTTTAAAGATCTCTGCTAATCCCTCTAAATCATTATATTGAGCAGCAAGAGTCTCTGTGGCAATAGAGGCCGGTACACCTGGAGAAGTAGGCACCCCAAAGGTTAAAGCGCCACTACCCGCTTTAATCAGCAAGGAATCCCCGTGTCCATGATAGCACCCTTCAAATTTCACAATCTTATTGCGTCCCGTTACACCGCGTGCTAAACGCAAGGCACTCATGGTGGCCTCTGTCCCAGAGTTCACCATCCGCACCATTTCCATGGAAGGGAACGCTTTGATTACTTCTTCGGCAAGATCTGTTTCGATTTCTGTAGGAGCACCATAGCTGGTCCCACCCTCAGCAGCCTTTTTAATCGCTTCAACGACGACCGGATGGGCATGACCAAGAATCAACGGGCCCCAAGACAGAACATAGTCCAAATAGGAGTTGCCGTCAATATCCCATAATCGTGCACCCTGCCCACGTTCGATAAACACAGGCTCCCGTCCCACGGATTTATAAGCCCGGACTGGAGAATTAACCCCACCCGGCAGGACAAGATTAGCCCGAGCAAAAGCTTCTTTGCTGCGTTTGTCTTGGAAACTCAAGAAAAACCCTCCTAATCGTCTTCTTCTCTATAGTATTGCATGCTACTCTTTTTTAACTCTTTGATACTAAAAAGCATCGAATAATCTTTGATTCCCGTTGCTCGGGAGATCTTTACCATTACTTCGCCACACTCCTCTTCCGAACGAGCATGAATCATGGTGAACAAGTTATAAGGCCAATCTGTAAGGGTTGGCCTTTGATAACAATGGCTTACTTCGCGAAAGGCGGCCATGATCTTCCCAATCTCCTCGGCTTTTTCCTCAGGGACCTGCCATACTCCCATGGCGTTGGCTGTAAATCCAGCCTTTTGGTGGCGTAGAACAGCCCCAAAACGGCGCAATACCTTATGTCTTTGCAAACTCTGAATCCGCGCGAGCACCTTTTCTTCTGGCCAAGCTAAGCTTTCGGCTATTTCAGCGAAAGGTATCAAGGATTGCGGGATATTACCCTGCAGTTCGCGAATTAACGATTTGTCGGCTTCATCTACCGG from Desulfitobacterium dichloroeliminans LMG P-21439 encodes the following:
- the hemL gene encoding glutamate-1-semialdehyde 2,1-aminomutase, with translation MSFQDKRSKEAFARANLVLPGGVNSPVRAYKSVGREPVFIERGQGARLWDIDGNSYLDYVLSWGPLILGHAHPVVVEAIKKAAEGGTSYGAPTEIETDLAEEVIKAFPSMEMVRMVNSGTEATMSALRLARGVTGRNKIVKFEGCYHGHGDSLLIKAGSGALTFGVPTSPGVPASIATETLAAQYNDLEGLAEIFKLYGDDIAAVIVEPVAGNMGVVLPQPGFLEGLRQLTQEYGSLLILDEVMTGFRVSYGGAQGRFNIDPDITCLGKIIGGGLPVAAYGGKRKFMEQVAPSGPIYQAGTLSGNPLAMAAGLATLRLLQEDGVYEELERKTTRLAEGLKAIAQELQLPIWVNSVGAMFSAFFTNQPVIDFKSACTSDSQRFAAFFRGMLEKGVYLAPSQYEAVFLSTAHNDADLDYTLEQAREVLKSLR